The genome window GGCTCCGCTACGTCACCCGGTACGCCAAGGAGGCGGCGGCCAAGCGGCTGCCGCACCCGGGGGCCGGCGCGGTCGCGCTCATCCACGGCATCGGCCCGATCCGGCTCGGCCGCAGCGGCCGGTCTCCGCTCGGCGCGAGCGGGTCCATGGGCTCGGACACCATCTGCGCCGCGTTCCGCGCCGCGCGCAAGGACGACAAGATCAAGGCCGTGGTGTTCCGGGTGGACAGCCCGGGCGGGTCCTACGTCGCCTCCGACGCGATCTGGCGGGAGGTGCTCCTCACCCGCCAGGCGGGCAAGCCGGTGATCGTCTCGATGGGCGACGTCGCCGCCTCCGGGGGATACTTCGTCTCCATGGCCGCCAACGTGATCTTCGCGCACCCGGGCACGCTCACCGGCTCGATCGGCGTGTACGGCGGCAAGCCGGTGATCAGCGAGCTGCTCGGGAAGCTCGGCGTCACGTCCGAGGCGGTCTCGATGGGCGAGAACGCGGAGATGTTCTCCACCAGCCGCGAGTTCTCCGCGGCCCAGTGGGAGCGGCTGAACACCTGGCTCGACCGGGTCTACGAGGACTTCGTCACCAAGGTCGCCGACGCCCGCGGGCTGAGCAAGGACCACGCGCACGAGCTGGCCAAGGGCCGGGTCTGGACCGGGGCGGACGCCGTCCGCAACGGCCTGGTCGACGAGCTCGGCGGGCTGGAGGACGCGCTCGCCCTCGCCCGGAGCAGGGCGGGGCTTCCCGCCACCGCGCCGGTGCGGATCTACCCCCACCTGAACCCGCTGGAGCGGATCCGGCCGCCGGAGTCGAGCGAGGACCGGTCGGCCGCCATGGCCCGGCTCCGGGTGGAGGCGTGGGGCCCGTTCGCGCGGCTCGCCGGGGAGCTCGGCCTGCCCGCCTACGGGCCGCTCCTGCTCCCCGGCCAGTGGGTGATCCGCTGAGCCGGACGGGTCCGCGTACGGCCGGGCCGCCCGGGGCGGCGGCCCGGACACACCCGAGGTGGCCGGGCCGTGCGGGTGTGCGGCCGGCCCGCCCGGAGCACACGGCCGGGACCTCCCCCACCACCCGCAGCACATCCTCTGCACCGAGGCCGCCTCTGGCGCGGTGCCCGGCGCGTCGCGATTCGGCTTGCCCGCGCCTCCGCCACCGGGGCGCGAAGCCGCCCGCACCGTCGCCGACGGCATGCGCAAACGCGGCCATCGACCGATTCGACATTCCAGGTGTGGGAAAAGCCGACTGCCCTTACCATCGCTTTCCGTGGCGGTGGAGGTCGGCTGGCGCCAGCTTCGGGCGAGCTTTATCTCGCAGAACGAGGCCGTTCAGCAGATGGCGGAGGGGCCTCCGGCGGCCCTGCTGCTTTTCTACAGTGTGGAGTGCGGGCTGAAAGCGTCGTTACTCCGTCGTCTTAAGCTTCACTCTACGGCTCAGTTGCGTCCGGAATTCCGCCGGCACGACCTGCACCGGCTGGCGAAGGAATTGCGCCTGCCGCCTACCTTGTGCGATCGCATGCAGCGATCCTGCCCATCGCAGCATGACCAGAAAACGCGGATTTCTTTCGAAGACCTGCACCAAGCATGGCGATACGGGCATGCCCTGCAGCGGGACGAGGAGAAGCAGGCGATCCAAGTGTTGCGTGAGCTGAGGGACTGGTATCAGGGAGAATTGAGGGCATGATGCCCGACGTCACGGACTCCGTCCCCGAGCACATCTACACCTGGGTGGATGTGGATGCCCACCTGGAAAAGCTCGCACTCTATAAGCGGTGGCCGGAATGGCTCCACGAGTGCGACGCATTCTGGGACGGCCTCGAAGTGACCGTCGCCCCGGCGGTTTCCGCCGAGGAAGTGCTCCGGTGGCTCGGGGAGCGATTCGGGGTCGGGTCCATTGTCAGGGACGAAGGGCCACCTGCCCTGCGCCTCGACGACATCCCTGGGCGCCCCTCCCGGAGGCTGCTTCCGATCACGATCAACCACCGCGAGCCTGAGGCCCACCGACGCGAGCCGCGATGGCGTGAGCGCCGCATCGTCCGCAGCCTCGGCGAGCCGCTGCCACCGCCGGAGTCCCATCTCCCACATGGCGTCC of Thermobispora bispora DSM 43833 contains these proteins:
- the sppA gene encoding signal peptide peptidase SppA; this translates as MEATRTIGQTLEKLRRQRSAPLVLELDLTMGIVEGPPADPLGAMLSMRKIRLDDVLAGLNRARRDPRVKALLVKIGNAPLGLGMVQELRTAIIKLRAAGKRTIAFAESFGEVSTGTVPYYLATACDRIYLQPSGDVGLTGLSVETRFLRDALAKAGVEFQLGQRHEYKTAANVFTQNHMTEPHRESTARIVESAMEQVIEGIAQGRRLDPARVRELVDRGPFLGAEAVEAGLVDGLKYRDEVYAETVGEDGRLRYVTRYAKEAAAKRLPHPGAGAVALIHGIGPIRLGRSGRSPLGASGSMGSDTICAAFRAARKDDKIKAVVFRVDSPGGSYVASDAIWREVLLTRQAGKPVIVSMGDVAASGGYFVSMAANVIFAHPGTLTGSIGVYGGKPVISELLGKLGVTSEAVSMGENAEMFSTSREFSAAQWERLNTWLDRVYEDFVTKVADARGLSKDHAHELAKGRVWTGADAVRNGLVDELGGLEDALALARSRAGLPATAPVRIYPHLNPLERIRPPESSEDRSAAMARLRVEAWGPFARLAGELGLPAYGPLLLPGQWVIR